gcaAGGGCCGGGTCAGGAAGGGGTCTTGGAGGCCCTTGAAAGCAGTATGGATTTTATTCTGTAGACAGTGCTTTTCCAAAGTTCAGTACCACCGTCACGATCCTTGGCATATCCAGATTTCAGCTGCATTCTTACTTgcttgatacatttttaaaaaccacttttctgccgattcattttttaaacctttaagCCATAATACCTATGAGATTATGGAATTTTTTCCTCATTACACATGAAAATAAGTGTAAAAGCATGACCATAAAAAGATGTTGGTTCATAcgccacttaaaatattttcatcttcgTCCCACAGTTTGGGGAACGTTGTCATGAGTGATGGGGATGGGATGGACATCAGGGGTTCTAGGCAGGAACATGACATGCTGAGATTTATGTTTTGGAAAGATTCACTTTGGCTGTTGAGTGGAGAATATATTGGCAGACAATAGATTGCTGGGAACTCTTGTAGGTGTCTGCCTGAGCTGTGATAAGAGTGTGCAGTGGAACTAGGAGGGGACAGATTTGAGGGGGCATCCGGAGGTAGAATTTGATAGGACTTAGAGACCGGTGGCATGGGGATTGAGGAGAAGGCAGGTTGTCTCTGTGTTGGCTTTGGTTTGGTTTCCTGAAAAGACAGAGGTGTCTTTATagaggcagggagcccaggtggAGAGGCTGAGGTCAAATCCAAAGAGCAGGATACGCAAAGCAGGTGTTCCCAGGGCCACAGGGTTTGACTGCAGATTTAGCAGTGATGCTGTGAGGTTCACTGAGTCTTAAATAATAGCAAACCCAggctttaaattaaattaaagcatTTTTAGTTTAACTCTTCTGAGTGGGTCCACACAGGCATGCTCTGCTAGTTATTACTGAGAATGACTAAGTATTATAATTGAGCCGAAAATAGTCTCCCACCCATACTTGTTGGGTTGGTTTCTAAGTATTGCTTGGGTTTTTAAGTAATGTAACAAAGTTGTGTTCTTTCCAAGTGTTAATTTTAAAGACTGCAGATGGTAACCATCTGTTACACGACTAGCATTTTACAATATTTGATTAGCACTTTATATAGTTTGGGGAAGCCTGCCAGTGGAGTCTGCCCATCAGGTTGGGGACTTCGGTGGTATGTCCTCTGTGGTGGCCCTTGAAGGTCTTTATCCCTATTTTTCGTCCCCTCTGGTTGTTGTGCTGAAGTATGGCTGGTCGGACTGTCAGGTTGATATTCGTGGCAAGAAGACCTTGAAGAGCCCTGCCCTGTTTGCACTCTTCCTTACGGCTGGAACCATCGGAGCTCACTGGGGAAGGAGAATTCGGGAGGGCTGGATCTGTCCATCAATTAGGACTCTTTTGGTTGCGAGTGACAAAGCAACAAACCCAAATCTAGGGTTTTTTGGGACTAGGCAAATCTGGGACTGCCTTCAGGTGCATGGTTTTTGGGCTCAGGTGACTTCTTTAGACTTGGTTTCACTCAGGGTCTCAGCTCCACCTTCTGCTATGTGGCTTCAGTCTCAGGCTTCAAGAGGAGGCGAGATGGCTTCCCGGAGGGTGAAGTCCTGTCAGTATCAAGTCTAACAGGAAAGAGTGGAGCCTTTCCACTCCCTTCTGCAGAGGTGTTGCGATTTGCTCTGATTGGACCAGCTTGTCGTGTGCCCATCTGTGAACCAATCCCTGCGACCATGTGGATGAAGGactctgattggccaggcctggAGTGGCGCCCCCACCCAGACCTTGTGGACTAAGACCTGACAGGGATGGACCCCCAGTCGCATATTCCAGGATGTTACCAGGTTGGGAGGATGGGGGCCAGCAGCCGCCTGCCCACCCCAGTGTCAGAGTGGAAGGCCACAGTACCGGGAGCAGTGGGCAGATTTAGCTGTGGAGACAGACATTGATTGTTGCCAGGATGACAATATGCTGGAAATGGAATGACGGAGCCTCTGAAACTAGCTCCGTAGTAAGTTTCCTTTCCTAGCCTAGTATAGGTTAGTATTTAGATTTAGTGTTCTGGTTCTTTTTTTCGAGGAGGTGGAAGTTGTCTCTCCTCTTTTTATGTTACTTTAAAACTAAGGCCAATCACTTAATCTTAGTCTTTTAGCTCCTCCATTTGGAAAACAGTGAGCTTCTCTCTGAGAAGGGAAATCTGTGCAGAGGAGATAACAGATTCCATTCAGTCCAGTTCAACAAACAGGGCACGAAGCGTTGGGGCCTGGGCCAGGCTCCGCGGGCCTGGCAGCAGGTGAATTCCCAGCAGTGTGGGAAGCGCTTTAACAGCCCCAGGAACAGGGCACTGCAGCCCCCCAGGGAGGGACAGTCACGaagggcttcccagaggaagtgacactGACCTGGCCCTGAAAGGTTGAACACAGTTTCCTCACATggaggagacagggaagggagCTCCATGTTAAGGGGGCTGTGTGTGCAAAGGCACAAGAGGTGATCTGCTTTCCAGCTTGGAGAGTCTGGGAGAAGCTCCTTGTGTCTGACTGTGGGGTGAGCCCAGCAAACTGGTTCCAGAGCTCATTCTGGCATCACTGTGGAGGTGACTGGGGAGTGACAGGCTTCAGGCAGGGACAGCAGGCAAGATGCTGCGGTCAAGGTCCAGGCAGGGTCCTATGGAGCATCTTGCTAAATTGCAGGTCTAGTAGGTCTGGGATGAGGTTGTGTTTCTAATTAGCTTTTGGGTGATGTCAGTGTTACTGGtccaggaccacactttgagtagtgaGTCTCAGACATCTGGGCGTTCTCCCCTCTGTTGCCTGAAGTCACCTGGTTTCTCAGTGATTGTGATGCACGGTCTTCCTACTGTCTCCCTTATTCCTCCTGGCATGACACTTCCTCATCCACCACCTGAAGTTCATCTCCTGAAAGAAGACGACAGGATGAGCTGTGCCTCTCACCTTTGTCCTTGCAGGCCTGTGCTGGGCTGAGACTTCTGCAAGGCTGGACGCCCAGGGTCTCGGTTCCATGCGGACCTGGCCTCCACACTGTATCAAATACATCTGCTTCCCAGAGCACTGGAAACTGGGCGCCAGGGCTGAGTATTGGCTTGATACCTAGTAGTGATGCTCTGTGTTTTCCAGGGAGAGAGGTCTTGAGGATGGCCCCACTTCCGGGGGGAGAGCTGGTCCAGAGGCCGCTGCAGCTCTACCGATACCTGCTGCGCTGTTGCCGGCAGCTGCCAACCAAGGGCATCCAGGAGCATTACAAGCATGCTGTCAGGCAGGTGGGAGCAGGGTACACTGGGCTCAAGGTGGGGGGCTTCCTGTAATAGGGGGCCTGTCACAGGGTTGGGGGCCGTGGCAGTGGGCAGGGATGGTCtttcagggggtgggggtagcaGTTTGGTAAGAGCCACCAGAAAGCAGTGCTGGCCAGTCCAGCTCCTCTCTCTGGTTTCTGTTCAGGAAACAGGATGCATCATCCAGCTCTGTGCCAGGGCTTGAGTAAGAGCTAAATGGATAATTAAAATAGAGTGTGAGACATAACATCATTTTGACAGGCATTCCAGCCAATAATGCACAACCTGGatttaataatgagaaaacatcagGTAAACCCAAACTGAGCGACCGCCTACCACACAGCCAGCCGCTGCTCATCAAGTATGTCAGCGTCAGGAAACACAAAGGCAGGCGACTGCTCTGGTTTAAAGGGGACTAAAGAGCTGTGACAACTAACTGTAAGGAGTGATCCCAGGTTGAATCTTGGACCAGAAAAAATGATGATtgtaaaggacattattggggaAATTCATGAAGTTGGAATATGGACTATAGATTAGATAATACTATTATATCAGTGTTAAATTTTTGAATTTGATGTAAGAGAATGCCCTTGTTTATACTCCTGAAGTATTCAGGGGTTAAGGGCATAATACCTGCAACTTTTAAATGCTtccaaaaatttttatacaaaccCATAtagagaatgaaaaagcaaatgtggcaaaatgttaacaattggtgATTCTGGTAGGGAattcttttgtattattcttGCAGCTTTTCTGTAGATTAGAAATTAtctacaaataaaaagttaaaaactaaaatgtatacaaatatagtatggaaagttaaaaatagaggTAGCAACAGAGGGCTGTGGAAACATGGAGAAGGAGCAGTTAGCTGTCTGAGGGAgtcagggaggacttcctggaggtgAGCATTTGAGGTGCTCCTAAAGGTAAGCAGGAGGACGTGTGGGGTCGAGAGTGACAGGTCAGAGGAAGTAACCAGTTCTTTAGAAGGGCCTTGAGTGCCACACCAGTGAACCTGAATCTCACATTGCTTTTCAAAGGTGAACATCTGGTAAAAGCAAACAGCAGCCCTGCGTTGCTCTGCGTTGGGCCTGGCTGGATTTTCCGAAGCCACCCTCTCCAcggcccctcccttcccttcatgGCTTTCCAGCATGGGTCCGGAGAAACTCTGTTCTTCCCTGGGGTGAAGCCATGCTGAGAGCTCAACCTGGTGACAGCAGCTTCCTGGGAAGAGCAAACAAAGCAGAAAGATGGAAGTTTCCCTTAGGCTTCTGCTGCCTGATAACCTTTGGGCCCAGCGTGATTTGGGGGTAACTTCGGGCCAGGCTTCCTTTTCACGGCTGCCCTGCTGGTAGGAGTACAGGCTGTGTAGTCAGATAGTCCAGGATTCAAATGCTGGTGCCATTGCTTAGTGGCAAGTTAGagtttctgagcctgtttcctcctctcagGGTGGGATTGTCGTAACTGTCTGTGGCGGGGTAAGAGCGATGCTGGGGGTCGGTGCCCGCAGCGCGCCTGGCCCACCACTGCTGCTCTGAAGCTGCTGCTCCTGTGGTTTGTGcctagtcatcttttcttatgcttaaACCTCCAGAGTTTCCGGGTTCATTCGGATGAAGACGACCCTGAGAGGATCCAGCAGATTATTAAAAGAGCTATTGAAGATGCTGACTGGATCCTGAGCAAAGTAAGCGCTTGGCTCCCGCTTCCACCTGCGAGTTAGGGGTTGAGGGCTTTAATCTCCATGACCACCAGGGGTCGCCCCTGCCCCACAGTTGAGACGGATCAGTGCTGTGGAGGCCCCCGTCCCTCCACCAGCCGCTCCCCTCCTCCAGAAGCCCAAAGATAATGGCAGATGCCCTTCTCGTTGTGTTTTCTGCAAGGGGGTGCACATCCTCACTCCCTAAAGGCAAACCTCTGCCTAACAGTGCTGAGTAAGCTGAGATGGGGCcacaggaggaagggagagaacagCCTTCCTGGCAGAAGTAGTGCCAAAGCTGGCAGCAGCCTTGCGGCAGCTCAGAGAGGAAAGCTGGGTGAGGCAGGGTTACTGAGGAAACATTCACGTGTATGTTTtggtggaggcaggaagggagtcAGGAATATAGACAGGCTTGCTGGTCCCTACACTTTGGTATTAGATCAGCCTTGAGAGCTGGAGCACACCCACCTCCTTGTCCTTCTGAATCAGATCCTCCAGATGCGGGGTCtaggattcattttttaaactcagtGATCGGACTAGATGGTTTCTGAATGTTGTCTTCTATAacctgagatttcttttttcccctctgaacaAGACTCAGCTTGAAGAGAGGCTGGATGGATACACCACAGTTTTCAGTCCCCATGTTCCTAGTGTCTTTCTTATCctctctccccaaccccatcAGCTACCCTTTCCATTGGCACCAGCTTGGGGTTTGACCATCTGATGCCTGCTGACGGGGTTCCACTGCCTCTAAGAAGCCCCTGCAGGAGGCAGCTGAGGCCCAGTACTATGttctcaggacttcccaggtCCTCCCTCTCCCGCTGGCTTCCCTCACCCATTCCTAATGATCTCTCTGTCTTacagtataaaaaacaaaactgagactGCAGGGTGTAGTGAATGCAGCTGCCTTGGAGGCACTGACATTGAGAGCCCGCGCTTCTCCCGGCCCTGATCAGCAACAGCCGCTTTGGAGTATCCACTGGCCTCGTTGGTTGGGAGCAGGAATGCAGCAGTAGGAGAAGCTGACATTTGCTCAGACAGACCTTCTTGCCATGTGTGTGTCTCCAGTGTCCTTTATGTTTGCTTTTCCAGCTGGTTATGATGTGAGATTTGTGGAGAATGTGTTCTCTCACTTGCTCTGAAAGTGCTGCATGAACTCTGGACGTCATTCTTTGAGACCCAGAGCCGGCATCCATTCATATGGCCGCCTGTACAGAGGACAGGGCATGGGTTTTAGAACCAGACAGATCTGGATGTGAATCTCAGCTCAGCGGCTTTTCAAGGATGTTGGTTTCAAGTCCAGTTTCCTCCTTCATTAGGATTAGATAAGATGAAATCAAAGAGCCCGACGCAGGACATGGTATGCGGTGGGGCCCGTAAACATCCCTCTGAGGAAGTCGTCCTCTGTGCTCCAGCAGTGCTCACACGTCTCTCTGGCTCCCTCCACATTGGGTCTTAGTTCTTTCTGGGCTTGTCCTGTCCCCGCTTGTTCCCCCAGGCCCCAAGCCCTCCCAGTTGCATTGTGCCCAGTGGTCTGCCCAGCAGCTGCTCTTCCGGACACCATCCCTCCTAGCCCAGAGGGGCAGAAACCCTGGTCCTTGCCTTCACAGAGCTTATCATGTCCCAGAGTGGCTAAACACAGAGGAACGCCAGAGAAGCTGCCGTGGATGCCGACGTGTTCAGGCCGTTGTGAACCTGTGGTCTGTTTTGAGCGGCCCTTGCCTACTTTGCCTCCATCTTATGAGGAAAGGCGGGAGGAGCAAGCCAGCAGTTGTGAGGGTTATCGTGAGCCTGAAATCGGTGGAGAAAGCAGAGCTGGGTCACACCCCAGCTCCACACGAGTTACTCCTGGGTAACTTCCTTCAGCCTCGGTTTCCCTGTCTGTCCAGTGGAGTAATGACTGTACCTACCTCACAAGGCCACCACGCGGAGTCATGAGTCCTAATGTACATCAAGTGCTTCACCCAGAACCCggcctggggagccagggagaagggagctcagagaggttgagtccCTTTTCAAGGTCACAGAACCACTGAAAATGTACCAAACGCTATAGAGTTGGGGGGAAAGGAGAGCagcagggaaagagggaaggaagggtgggagggagggagagcagcAGGAATGTCGGGGTAACTGGCTGGAGTGGGCGGAGCAGCTCAGAAGATGCAGAGAAAAGCCACATCAGGATGTGAGTGTCCCCCAAGGACTCTCAACCAGAGGATGAGCTAGCGAGCTTTGTGTCCTTGCAATCATGTGACGTGAAGTGTCTCAGATACACCCATGTGCACTCAGCGAATCAGCAGATAATGAAGTAAATACATCAATTTGTGAAAGCTCTGGTGTATGGTGTTCCCTACTGTGTGCTGTCATACTGGATGTTGAGGGTTAGACAGGCAGACAGAAAGCTGCCCGGGAGGGATCATTCTTCAGAGTCCTAATTCATTAATTGAAATGTCCAATCCTAggtaaaaatgaaatttcagaactTGAATTAAGGTTGAGGTATGTCCCCTCTTCCAGTTGGGATCTGCTGCAGTGGGAAACCTGCTGTCAGAGAAGGGGGACACGGGCAGGTGGCCACTGCTAGCTTgatggggggctgggggtgggcgtgGAGGGGCgtgccaggcagaggggcagttGAAGCAAAAGCTCAGAATAGCAccacttgctcaggaactcccaTGCTGTTCTGTGTGGTTGAGACACTGTGGACAGGAGAGACAGTTCTGCAGTCATCTCTTTATGTAATTGTCTCCCACCTGAGTGAACCTCTTGAGGGCAGAGATCATGTGCTGGTTGGTGCAAAATCTTCCGGGCCAGCTGTGTGCCTGCTGCCCAGGTGGTGAGCtataagcatttgttgaatggaAGAATGATGATACCAGGCCAACTGATGTCCCTCTTTTGTTAAGAGTGTTAATTGCTTGTTAATAATgggggatgtggggggggggtgattatTTCTTGGCCaagcactggtgtgtgtgtgtatgtgtgtgtgtgtgtgttcttatcACTGATGCTCAAATAAAGTCTTAATATCATTACGAAAGTAGTTTTGACTTTGAGAATCCCCTGAAAGGATtttggggatttccaggaatccATGGACCACACTTGAAAATCACTGTCTCTATATGTGCTCTGAAGAAAGCAAAATTCAAAGAGGATTTTTACCTCCCTCCTTAATACCATGCCTTTGTTAATTTGGCCTaagattatattcattttttttttaagttttttttttagtttattcatttgtttacttattgattttattggctgtgttgggtcttttttgctgtgcgcaggctttctttagttgcggtgagtgggggctcctcattgccatggcttctcttgttgcggagcacaggctccaggcgcgtgggcttcagtagttgcagcacgtgggctcaatagttgtggctcatgggctctaaagcacaggctcaatagttgtggtgcacgggcttagttactccgcagcatgtgggatcttcctggagcagggatcgaacccgtgtctcctgcattggcaggtggattcttaaccactgtgccacctaggaagccctatattcGTTTTTTAAAGAGCCAGTGTCATCTGATTGGTTTGCACTTgacagttaaaaggaaaaaaaaaaaatcttagaagacGTAATTCTAGGGGAAGCAAAGAACACCTTCATAGAAGAAGTAATGCTTAAGCTCAGTCTTCATAGAGAAAAGAATGTTTTTTCAGGTGCATAAGTGAGGcaagaagagcattccagacaggAGGAGAAGCATGGGCAAATACATATGGCATGAACTGGCtggggtgctgggagggtgaGGAATTTATTTGCAGGGTACACGGGTGCCAGAGAACATCATGGACAGGGCAAGAGGGAGGTCGGCGGTGGGGATAGGAAAACCCACGTCAGTTTGGGAATGGGAGCAGGTGAGACTGGTGATCAGAGAGGGCTGCTTTGGGCCAGTGGCTGAAATTAACAGGCATAGGGGCTCCTGGGCTCAGCCAACCTCAAGGTTATGAGCCCCAGTCAGTTTCAGAGGTCTAATGAAGCTCCTCTTATGCATTCATTGCTCAGAGCTGAAAAGGAACAGTCGTCAATGGAAAGGGATTCATCCTCTCAGAGATGCTGTGTCTCTGGTTTTGACAGCAGCTGGTAACAGTTAGGAGGTAGAAATAGAGATCGTCTGATGGTTTGGAGAAACCTGACCCTGAATGAAGCTATCCACGTGTCTGCTCAAGAGCATGCCTTTGGGACCCACTGCTAACCCACGGAGAACTCTGTACTTCTCAGCCTGGATGGTGTTTATGGAATTAAATGTCTCACTGCTCCGTCAGATAGTGAATTCCAGAGGCAAGGATCGTGACGTCAACTCATTCAGCAAACGTATGTGAAGCTTCTACTACGTGCAAGACATTGTACTGGGTGTTGATGGGCACCTGAATTTAAGGCCATAATCTGGATCCCAGTTACATTTTCCTGTTGACTTCAGCTCATGAGGCCAGCACGTCAGAATTGTTGGAATGCGGATCTAGCATGTTAAGCACCCTCCATTGCTTCATTTCCTCCGCTGTTTTGCCAactattcattaattcattcattaattaaacATTGAGCACCTCTTATGTATCAAAAATTCCATCTATAGTTCCATCAAGGTTGGGTTATGGGTGGTTTAATTTGCTCTCCTTACTGATGTCTATGGTTTCTGGAGATACATGGAGAGATTTCATTTTGGGTACCCATGATTACCCATAGGAATCTAGTTTTTTAAtcaaactaagaaaaatatatctttcctaaaagttttctGTGTATTGACATTAGcccacatttacacacacacacacacacacaatcacattTGCTGCTAACAAGTCTGGCTGAGAAATGGTGAATCGCtttgaaaacatgtttttctggcattttcacCTTCCTCTTACCGTGaatctttaaaattcttgaaTTGGTGTGATAAGGAGAATTGCCCAAGGGGCCAACCTGTTAGTCTGTCCTCAACCTCCAGCCTCTAGGCATGTAGATAAATGAACATTctcatccttttcttcctcttagtGACAGTGTTGATGTCACGTTCTCTCTGGTCCAGGCGCCTATGCATAATTGGCTGTGTCAGAAGCTACAGCTTGAGGAgcttggaaccctcatacactgctggtgggaatgtaaaatggtgcagctgctttggaaaacagtttggaagtttcccaaaatgttaaacatggagctaccatatgactcagcaattctacttctatgtatatacccaagggaaatgacatacattcacacaaaacacttgtacacaaatgttcatggcTTTATTcataagagcaaaacaaaacaaaacaaccaatcAGCCctaatatccatcaactgatgaatagataagtAAATGTGGTGTAGCAATACAATAGTATgtaattcagtaataaaaaggaatgaagtactgatacaccctgcaacatggatgaaccttgcaaacgctgctaagtgaaagaagccagttacaaaatacaaagatatattgtatgattccatttatgtgaaatatccgTAATACGCAAATCTGTGAAGACATAAAGTAGGTTAGCCTAGGAGCTGGGAGGGATGGGTGTTGGGAAGagtgggagtgactgctaattgGTATGGGGCTTCTTtatggagtgatgaaaatatttgataattagattgtggtgaaggttgtacaactctgaatgtgttaagaaccactgaattgtatactttaaatgggtgaattgtgtggtatgtgaattatatcaataaacccccaaaaaataaacatcaaatgcCAGGAGAAAACTGAATAAATCCTAGTGCATCGGGAAGGTAACACCTAAACTATCATTGATTTCTAGAAAATTCTCTCCTTCTTGATTAGTTTCTATTGAAGGGAACAATTGTGTTCTCTCTCCAGTGGTGTCCAAGGCTGAATTTTTCTGCTGGGAATGCCTTCTTCACCACTGTGCGTAGTTCGTAATCCTGTGGGGCGATTCTCACCTTTCTTCAGAAACAAGCCAAGAGAGGCTAAgacatttgtccaaggtcacatctCAAAAACAGACATCTTTCAGGTTGGGCCCTTTCTACAGGTTGAATaaagttatattaattttttttttttttaattctcatccCTCTTAGAATTCTAAGAGGTACAAAAGGACTTGGGGAGATGAAGCGACTGGATTACAAAAAGTTTAACTGAATTTCCCGACGGGAGTGCCCTAGGCTTGTCACCTCTACCTGAAGCAACCTCAGCCCATGATCCCCGTGTGCTCTATATTGTCACTTTTTGTGTGTGCCAGGGAACGAAAAGGGTTGGAAAGCGCTGGGGTTTTCTCCTTGGCACTTTCTGTGGCTGAAAGCACCGAACTGAGGTGTCTCTCTAACATGTATGTGGCCACCACAACCCAGTAAAAGATGTCTGATCTTGTTAAAAGGTGGGCTAGTAGCTGCGTGACTTTGGGAAAATGACGTAACCTTACTAAGGCTCGCTTTTCTTATTTGTATAATGGAGATAAAAAGAATAGCTGTCTCCCAGTGTAGTtctgaggattcaatgagatgcTGCACATAACCTACTTAGCTGGAGCCTGGTACACAGCTAGCACTAAATAAATGTCGCTGCTGTGCTTGCTAATTGCACGGGGTCTCCCTGCACTAGAGGTTGTCTGGAGCCAGTTTGGGCTTTCCAGCTGATTTCTCTCTGTACATTATTTCACTGACTAGGGAGAACAAACTCATTTTAACTTCTCCTTAAAAGCTTCCAGCATAACAGAAatctgaggagagagaaggaattgTATCTTCATGTCACACGCTGGGGTTTGTGGGGCAGGGCACATGATAGAAGCTCCCAGGGATTCTATTTGCGTGAAGATTCCCCAAGCCCTTCTGGGAAGCATGAAGACACGTTGAAACACAGGTTTGGCTCTGGACTAAGATGCTGGAGCTGCCTGCCTCTTGAAAACTTGGAGGATTGtctttcaatgttttttttatCCGTTGTTGGGTGACAAGTTACCTCAAAATTTAGTGGCTCAGGACCacaatgatttattatttctcattattctgttggtcaggaattcaggaaggGCTTGTCTGGCTGGTGGCAAGAAGTAACAGCTGGGTGACTCAGTCTGCTGCATTCAGACGGTggctgggctgagctggaagATTCAGGAAGGCGTCTCTTACACATCTGACACCATGGCCTTCCTCTGTGTGGCCTCTCTCTCTACGTGGTCTCTCATTAAGAAGACAAAGCGTTTCTTTCTATGGTGGCTGCCTTCCTCAGAGGGTACGAGAGCCTCATCTTTTTCACCTCCTTTCAAAGGCTAGGACTGGGGTGTCACTTCTTCCTCATTCTGGTGGTCAGAATGAGATTcaaggaaagaggaaatagacTCTACATCTTGATGGAAGGAGTAACATGCACCTACAATAGGGAGAGACGTTGATGGTGGCCACCTTTGGAGGCCGTCCACCACACCCAGCGAACTGGAAACTTAACTTTTGGGAAGATGCAAACAAAATGCTTTAAGTCAGACACTGGGTGAAAGAAGGACAATTTTGGAAGCAACACTGAGGTGCAACCCCAAAATGTCCCCCTGACTCAACTCAAGAGAAGCAATTCGCATCAATCTTAGAGTCATGGACTGAGAGACAGTAGAAATCAGACTTTCAGTAATTAGGGTGCAAGATGACATTGGAAGAGCAAGGCCACCTTGTTCAGGATTCTGATAAAAGAACTGTAACTGGCCAGGAGAgagaagtgttggtgaggatgcggagaacagagaacccttgtgcaccgttggtgggactgtaaattggtatagtcactatagagaacagcatggaggttccttagaaaaaaatttagaaagagagttatcataggatccagcaatcccacttctgggtatacttccaaaggaactgaaatcagAATCTAggagagatatctgtactcccgTGTTCGCTGCACTGCAGTGAATAACActgctttattcacaatagccaagatatggaaatgacctaagtgtctgtcaaggGATGTATAGGTAAAGAAGAcgtgatatatataaatatacaatggaatattatttagtcatgagaaagaaggaaatcctgccatttgcaacagcatgggtggaccttgaggacattatgcgaAGTGGAATAAGTGTAATTTGtcaaagaagaacaaatactatatgatatcacttatctaaggaatctaaaaaaattggattcatagagacagagagtagagtggtgttaccagggggtggggtgtggagtaAAAGGGGGGATGTTGGGCAAACTTCCAGCTATTAAGTGAATATGTTCTCTGgggtctaatgtacagcatggtgattatagctaataatactctACTGTaaacttgaaagttgctaagagaagaTCTCTTAAATTGTTCCcaacacaaaaaaaagaaatggtagttTATGAGGTGATGGAGGTattagctaatgctatggtggtagtcattttgcaatatataagtgcATCAAA
The DNA window shown above is from Hippopotamus amphibius kiboko isolate mHipAmp2 chromosome 17, mHipAmp2.hap2, whole genome shotgun sequence and carries:
- the LYRM9 gene encoding LYR motif-containing protein 9, which gives rise to MAPLPGGELVQRPLQLYRYLLRCCRQLPTKGIQEHYKHAVRQSFRVHSDEDDPERIQQIIKRAIEDADWILSKYKKQN